Proteins from one Malania oleifera isolate guangnan ecotype guangnan chromosome 4, ASM2987363v1, whole genome shotgun sequence genomic window:
- the LOC131153857 gene encoding serine carboxypeptidase-like 20 gives MRKALCEFLFCSILTFVILWDAFIVEGAPQGSQITNIPSFKGTLPTKHYSGYVTIDGNAVKKLFYYFVESEENPKIDPLVLWLNGGPGCSSFGGFVYEHGPFNFQAGETKDQLPTLHLNPYSWSKVSNIIYLDSPAGVGFSYSTDRNAYTTGDVQTALDTHNFLLEWFKEYQEFQANPFYIAGESYAGVYVPTLAIEIVKGIQAGAKPNINFKGYMVGNAYTDDYFDGNSYIRFAHGMALISDAIFEDVLAACGAAYYNITSRSCKRQLDKVDAIIDGLNPYNILEPCYHNPDANGNSSLPSSFKELGRTDKPLGVRKIMSGHAWPFRALVPQGIVTLWPQLVSNDSATVPCVNDEIATKWLNDAEVKKAIHAENSIDWVLCTNSINYSHDTGSMIDYHKNLTTQGYKALVYSGDHDMVVPFTGSQAWTESLGFKVKDEWRPWWSRGQVAGYMQGYDHNFTFLTIKGAGHNVPESKPVESLDFYSRWLEGKPI, from the exons ATGCGTAAAGCCTTGTGTGAGTTTTTGTTTTGCAGTATTTTGACATTTGTCATACTTTGGGATGCCTTTATCGTGGAAGGAGCTCCACAAGGATCTCAAATCACAAACATTCCTAGCTTCAAAGGCACTTTACCCACCAAACATTACTCAGG GTATGTGACCATTGATGGGAACGCGGTGAAAAAACTTTTCTATTACTTTGTTGAGTCAGAAGAGAATCCAAAGATTGATCCCCTTGTTCTTTGGCTTAATGGTGGACCTGGTTGCTCCAGTTTTGGCGGATTTGTTTATGAACATG GACCATTCAACTTCCAAGCAGGAGAGACTAAAGACCAGCTCCCTACATTGCATCTTAATCCATACAGTTGGTCTAAG GTTTCCAACATTATTTATTTGGATTCTCCTGCTGGAGTCGGCTTCTCCTACTCGACAGATAGAAATGCTTACACTACTGGTGATGTACAAACTGCCTTGGATACACACAATTTTCTCCTTGAG TGGTTCAAAGAATACCAGGAGTTCCAAGCCAATCCATTTTACATAGCAGGAGAGTCTTACGCAGGAGTTTATGTGCCCACCCTCGCTATTGAAATAGTGAAAG GAATTCAAGCTGGTGCAAAGCCCAATATCAATTTCAAG GGTTACATGGTGGGAAATGCATACACGGATGACTATTTTGATGGGAATTCTTATATCCGCTTCGCACACGGGATGGCTCTAATTTCAGATGCTATTTTTGAG GATGTTCTTGCTGCTTGTGGAGCAGCCTACTACAATATTACGAGTAGAAGTTGCAAAAGACAACTTGACAAAGTTGATGCT ATTATTGATGGATTAAACCCCTACAACATCCTTGAACCTTGCTACCATAATCCAGATGCAAATGGAAATTCGAGCCTACCATCTAGCTTCAAGGAACTAGGGAGGACAGATAAGCCTCTTGGTGTGAGGAAAATAATGTCTGGTCATGCATGGCCTTTCCGAGCGCTAGTGCCGCAAGGCATTGTAACACTATGGCCTCAACTAGTTAGCAATGACAGCGCTACAGTCCCATGCGTA AACGACGAGATCGCAACCAAGTGGTTGAATGATGCAGAAGTTAAGAAAGCAATTCATGCAGAG AACAGTATCGATTGGGTGTTATGCACGAATAGCATAAATTACTCCCATGATACTGGAAGCATGATCGATTACCATAAAAACCTCACCACGCAAGGATACAAAGCTCTTGTATACAG CGGTGATCATGATATGGTTGTACCATTCACGGGAAGCCAGGCATGGACTGAATCACTTGGGTTCAAAGTTAAGGATGAATGGAGGCCGTGGTGGTCAAGAGGACAAGTCGCTGG TTATATGCAAGGATACGACCACAATTTCACCTTTCTCACTATCAAG GGGGCTGGGCATAACGTTCCAGAGAGCAAACCGGTGGAGTCGTTGGATTTTTATAGTCGTTGGCTAGAGGGAAAGCCAATTTGA